In Kushneria marisflavi, the following are encoded in one genomic region:
- a CDS encoding FadR/GntR family transcriptional regulator, whose protein sequence is MNDTASKDVHHVADQLIKDILDGRYQPGDFIPKELDICRHFGLSRNVVRRHLGALVNGGIIERISGYGSRVREFSQWHILDPAVTDWITRFAGPHLEIQREILSFRLTVEPWVAMMAASSATARDLVTIEEAFEGMRHHHLDEDTTQHDHCDVSFHVAIYYATHNIVWSQLSHVLRPSIHLLVSHSNTRTLDPGHSLQSHRRLMDAIRMRQPDEAYHSAVAVLEDTARALGVDVQPAPIPAHLPMNIPHPG, encoded by the coding sequence ATGAACGATACCGCCTCCAAAGACGTGCACCATGTGGCCGATCAACTGATCAAGGACATTCTTGACGGGCGATATCAGCCAGGCGATTTCATTCCCAAGGAACTGGATATCTGCCGGCATTTCGGTCTGAGCCGCAATGTGGTCCGTCGTCATCTGGGGGCGCTGGTCAACGGCGGTATCATCGAGCGCATTTCCGGCTACGGCTCTCGCGTACGCGAATTTTCGCAGTGGCACATTCTCGACCCTGCCGTCACGGACTGGATTACCCGCTTTGCCGGCCCGCATCTTGAAATTCAGCGCGAAATCCTGAGTTTTCGCCTGACGGTCGAACCCTGGGTGGCCATGATGGCCGCCAGCAGTGCCACGGCTCGGGATCTGGTGACCATCGAGGAAGCCTTTGAAGGCATGCGCCATCATCATCTCGATGAAGACACCACACAGCATGATCACTGTGACGTTTCCTTTCACGTCGCCATCTATTACGCCACCCACAATATTGTCTGGTCGCAGCTCTCCCACGTGTTGCGTCCCTCGATTCATCTGCTGGTGTCTCACAGCAATACCCGCACGCTCGACCCGGGCCACAGCCTTCAAAGCCATCGCCGGCTCATGGATGCCATCCGCATGCGCCAGCCCGATGAGGCCTATCACTCGGCAGTTGCCGTGTTAGAGGACACCGCTCGGGCACTGGGCGTCGATGTCCAGCCCGCCCCGATCCCGGCCCACCTGCCCATGAATATACCCCACCCCGGCTGA
- a CDS encoding aldose epimerase family protein: MPLHCESDQIGQHDDGTPFEQFRLRNSAGMQVDILDYGATLQAVRVPDRDTGALINLILGFADPAQYLKPHPYFGALVGRYANRIGQARFELDGQTFQIPPNEGPNALHGGPKGLSFQRFEGRLFEEADRVGVSLTCLSPDGDMGFPGELEVTVHYSLDEDNRLIIDYEAQSSKPTVISLTNHAYFNLRGSGDVRDHQLECSADHYLVLDESSIPTGTIASVDNTPYDFRTPDTPRAREQIACEQLRRAGGHDVALVLAQASLAGPLATVTEPRSGRRLEIFTDQPSLQIYTGIGLDGTLDDHEGRPIEAFGGLALEAQQFPDAPHHDHFPSTRLDPGERYRQHTCYRLTF; this comes from the coding sequence ATGCCCTTGCACTGTGAAAGCGACCAGATCGGTCAACACGATGATGGCACCCCCTTTGAGCAGTTCAGGCTGCGCAACAGCGCCGGCATGCAGGTGGATATTCTTGATTACGGCGCCACCCTTCAGGCCGTGCGCGTCCCGGATCGAGATACCGGCGCGTTGATCAACCTGATCCTTGGATTTGCCGACCCGGCACAGTACCTGAAGCCGCATCCCTACTTCGGTGCGCTGGTCGGGCGCTATGCCAATCGTATCGGACAGGCGCGTTTCGAACTCGACGGTCAGACGTTTCAAATCCCGCCCAACGAGGGGCCGAACGCATTACATGGCGGGCCGAAAGGCTTGAGCTTTCAGCGTTTTGAAGGCCGGCTGTTTGAAGAGGCAGATCGAGTTGGTGTGAGCCTGACCTGCCTCTCACCCGATGGTGACATGGGGTTTCCGGGCGAGCTGGAAGTGACGGTGCATTACAGCCTTGATGAGGACAATCGGCTCATCATCGATTATGAGGCGCAAAGCTCAAAACCAACCGTCATCAGCCTGACCAACCATGCCTATTTCAATCTGCGCGGCAGCGGTGATGTGCGAGACCATCAGCTCGAATGTTCGGCCGACCACTACCTCGTGCTCGACGAGTCATCGATTCCGACCGGTACGATCGCGTCAGTCGACAACACCCCCTATGACTTCCGTACGCCTGATACCCCGCGCGCACGCGAGCAGATAGCGTGCGAGCAGCTAAGACGCGCCGGCGGTCACGATGTCGCGCTGGTGCTGGCTCAAGCGTCCCTCGCAGGCCCGCTTGCAACGGTAACCGAGCCACGCAGTGGCCGGCGCCTGGAGATCTTTACCGATCAACCTTCCCTGCAGATCTATACCGGCATCGGTCTGGATGGCACCCTGGACGATCACGAGGGACGCCCGATCGAAGCCTTTGGCGGACTGGCGCTGGAGGCACAGCAGTTTCCGGACGCGCCACACCATGATCATTTCCCCTCGACCCGGCTCGATCCGGGCGAGCGTTATCGTCAGCACACCTGCTATCGCCTGACGTTTTAA
- a CDS encoding Gfo/Idh/MocA family protein, producing the protein MTTIAIAGFGKIARDQHLPALRENRNFELTAIASRNATLEGVDNHPDLESLLAAVPALDAVALCTPPQVRYTQAVATIEAGKHVLLEKPPGVSLSEVEDLIRRAEQKGVTLFATWHAREAAGVEKAREWLSTRRVTAVDIQWREDVRQWHPGQQWVWEPGGLGVFDPGINALSIVTRILPEAFFLREATLEVPENCQSPIGATLEFTDVNDTPIHADFDWRQTGPQTWQITVETEDGKLVLDSGGSQLSIDGERIIDGEDIEYAGLYQRFAELIRAGRSDVDVAPFRHVADAFLLGRRQSVEPFIE; encoded by the coding sequence ATGACCACCATTGCCATTGCCGGTTTCGGCAAGATAGCCAGAGACCAGCACCTGCCGGCCCTGCGTGAGAACCGCAACTTCGAGCTGACCGCCATTGCCAGTCGCAATGCCACGCTTGAAGGCGTCGACAACCATCCGGACCTTGAATCACTGCTCGCCGCCGTACCGGCGCTGGACGCCGTGGCGCTGTGCACCCCGCCCCAGGTGCGCTACACCCAGGCCGTGGCGACCATCGAGGCCGGCAAGCATGTGCTGCTGGAAAAACCGCCGGGGGTGAGCCTCAGCGAAGTCGAGGACCTCATTCGCCGGGCTGAACAAAAGGGCGTCACGCTCTTTGCCACCTGGCATGCCCGGGAGGCCGCCGGGGTGGAGAAGGCGCGCGAGTGGCTGTCAACGCGACGTGTCACTGCCGTTGACATTCAGTGGCGCGAGGACGTGCGCCAGTGGCATCCCGGTCAGCAATGGGTGTGGGAACCGGGTGGACTGGGCGTCTTCGACCCCGGCATCAACGCGCTCTCGATTGTCACCCGGATTCTGCCCGAGGCCTTTTTCCTGCGCGAGGCCACGCTTGAGGTACCGGAAAACTGTCAGTCGCCGATTGGTGCGACGCTTGAATTTACCGACGTCAACGACACGCCCATTCATGCCGATTTCGACTGGCGCCAGACCGGTCCCCAGACCTGGCAGATCACGGTCGAGACCGAAGACGGCAAACTGGTGCTCGACAGTGGCGGCAGTCAGTTGAGCATTGACGGCGAGCGCATCATCGACGGCGAGGATATCGAGTATGCAGGCCTCTACCAGCGCTTTGCCGAGCTGATCCGAGCGGGTCGCAGTGATGTTGACGTGGCACCCTTTCGTCACGTGGCAGATGCCTTCCTGCTGGGGCGTCGCCAGAGCGTTGAGCCCTTCATCGAGTGA
- a CDS encoding gluconokinase has product MVKQFDQRHRQSRRILIMGVSGSGKSTIGEAVAERTGCEYIDGDQYHPPENIEKMTHGEALTDKDRQGWLEALAELFAQHRRADESVMIGCSGLKRSYRDILRQGDPELIILFLDGDYDTILQRMEERQHFFSPQMLRTQFDTLQTPGPDEAISIDISKSFDNVIDQCVSELEALD; this is encoded by the coding sequence ATGGTAAAACAGTTCGATCAGCGTCATCGGCAATCACGACGCATTTTGATCATGGGGGTCTCCGGCTCCGGCAAATCGACCATTGGTGAAGCCGTGGCCGAAAGAACAGGGTGTGAGTATATCGACGGCGATCAGTATCATCCGCCGGAAAACATCGAAAAGATGACCCACGGTGAGGCGTTGACCGATAAGGATCGCCAGGGCTGGCTGGAAGCGCTGGCGGAGCTTTTTGCACAGCATCGCCGAGCCGATGAGAGCGTCATGATCGGTTGTTCAGGCCTCAAGAGGTCCTATCGCGATATCCTGCGTCAGGGTGACCCGGAGCTGATTATTCTCTTTCTGGATGGCGATTACGACACCATCCTGCAGCGCATGGAAGAGCGGCAGCACTTCTTCTCGCCGCAAATGCTGCGCACCCAGTTTGATACGCTGCAGACGCCGGGCCCCGATGAGGCCATCAGCATCGATATCTCAAAATCCTTTGATAACGTGATCGATCAGTGCGTCAGCGAGCTCGAAGCACTCGACTGA